NNNNNNNNNNNNNNNNNNNNNNNNNNNNNNNNNNNNNNNNNNNNNNNNNNNNNNNNNNNNNNNNNNNNNNNNNNNNNNNNNNNNNNNNNNNNNNNNNNNNNNNNNNNNNNNNNNNNNNNNNNNNNNNNNNNNNNNTTATATTATACAAcacaatttataataaattttagtcattttagttgtttaatgaaaaaatatatacttctcacatgctaagaAGCACATGACACGCTTAGAACTGGGTTAGATGAATTATATTATACAAcacaatttataataaattttagtcattttagttgtttaatgaaaattttatggaATCTATGCACATTCAAGcttaaataatacaaaagtGTCGTGTAGCAAtttatgctcatgaaattttcttcgaatttttttattattttttgtgttgaCTAACTTTGTTCTATATGACTAGGATCAGCTAATCTATGGTCGGAACACACAGGTGGTTTTCAAACCACCCAAGGACAAAGAGTTCAAGTTTATTGGGTCATGAGTGAGAAAGAGACATCAGACGTATTTGGCCGGTATAGACGCATTTGATTGCCAAAGCTTTGCGTGAAAACGAACCAATATTCCATGTATCTCATCATAAAATGCCATCCACTCCTAAAAGTAAAAGACGGGAATTAGTGCCAAGTCCATTATCAGATTTCTTTTTAAGGTTTTCTACCATTATATTTTGtggtataattttttctatCTTTAGTCTATTTCACTATGTTCCATCGTCTAATTTTACTGTGTCTAAATTGACTATCGGGTAAACACACGCTCGTAGTATCACATCATCACTAGGTGAGAATCAAGTGTCGCATTGACAGTATAGTAGCCATGTAGGCACACTTCACACGTAGGGGTGGGTATCAGTTCATTTTGGTAGAGCTATTTTCGGTCTGTTAACTAAAATTGTCagttaaatcggttaattcaccgattttatttcgataacaaattattttgaaattttcaattaattaaggTAATTGGTTAATCGGTTAACTGTGGGCTTTTTTAATTGGGCtaatgctatttttaaatgggccaaaaattagttattttgagtgcccaaattgttttttttttttttcttttttgtgggtaAAATAACTTACTGAACATAAGATGCAAACAATAAGTatataagatgcaaaaaacttaccaaatactttcAACAAAACATCACTCCACAAAGTCTATCCGCCAAAGCCTTAATCCGTGTCAAATTTGGCAGTTCAGTTCGGTTCAGTTAACcgacaacaaaaattttataccaattAACCGAACTGAACCAACGTcgtaataaaaaatttataccgATTTTCAACTCACATAAGTCGGTTGACGATTAATTTCAATTCGATCGTAGTAGGCAGGCAGTCGGTAATCGATAAGTAGTTAATTTGTCCACACATATAAATCACTCGCACGCATCATCCGCACACTCACACTAGCCACGCGCCTATTATTTTAGTGTAAAATCTTATACAATTCTTTTTAAACCTTTACAATCACCTTTCTAACCGTCATAATTTGATTCGAATTTTATCAGTAATAAAACTCGCCTTATTAGTCAAATATCACCCATTGCCATTACAATATTCTGCACtactttcttctaaattttactTCTTTGTAGGGGGAATGAAAATTATGGTAATTGAACGAAACTAAATTAGACTTGTTGAAGATTTGCAATACAAAGAAACAAGGCCCTAATGATGCCTAATAAGACGAATTGGAAGTCCTTTTTGTGGGGTGGGCATCATATCACCAATAATTTGCTCATTGGGGAGGATCACCTCCCATTTGAACCTCTTCACCACATTGTGAACAAAAGTGAGAATGGCAAGCCGAGCATACTCTTTCCCAGGGCACATGCGAGCTCCACCTCCAAATGGAACAAACGTGAATGGAGGAAATGCATTGGCATCATCGTACCTTGAGGGGTCAAATTTTTCTGGTTCTGGAAAAAATTCATGGTTCTTGTTTGTTGAGCTCACTGTCCAATATACCTGCCAAAAACAatcaatttatatatgaaatatgTTATGGCAAAGTTTGCCACCCCTTCAAGACTTGTCTTTTTCATGGGACTTTATGTTTATGCCAATCTTTTCGTAGAGCACTCACTTTGTGCTAGctcttggtaaaaaatttcaaaaaagctAGCCCAAATACTAAAAGATTTGTTGAGCTTTATAGTGCTTTGATTCTCTCTCTACTTTAAGAATAGTAaagatagataaaaaaaaaaaataatgaatagtttaaaaatataataacgaAAATAGATAGTTAAAATGTAGATAGATAAAATGTTGAGTTGTATGTAGTGTAggtagtttgaaaaaatatatatatatatatagtccaaattgaagaaaaaaatgtgttcttaaactaaaggaaaattttcattcatcatCTTTAATCTTTCGTTAATTACTTTTATAATTAtacctttaaactttaaaagtgtCAATATAAAGTTACCgtctttcaaaaaatttcaatgtcaACCCCCttattcaaattcaaagaaCATAGCAAATGTCTGAAAGATAGTAACTTTAAATTGAccattttcaaagtttaaaaatatgattgtaaaagtgataaaagatGAAGAATGATATGGTTCCTCTTAGACTCTCGGTGCTCTTTTCATTCTACAGTATATGAAGgctcagtaaaaaaaaaaaaaacattatctactttttttttcttgttttttagaGAACATTATCTACTTAGAATGAGAGAAACACTagcatttcttttaaaagataaaagattatGGAAGaccaaattgattgcaattaataTACCTTCCACCCCTTTGGAATGGTGTAACCGGCATAGGTAAAATCAGTGAGAGCCACCCTGAAAGTCCCCTGAAGTGGTGGTGTGAGCCTCATGACTTCACTCAACACCTTCCAAGAATACTTCATTTTCTGTGTGTCTTCCCAATCCAATACTTCCCCGGGCTTCTTCGACGCTGAGACCTCCAATTGCTCTGGATTtcagtaaaaacaaaaacaaaacaacccaTTACATAAAAACCCAGAAAGATTTTcgtagaaaaaggaaaaaatatatacgtTCGTACCAGCGAGGATCTTCTCGTAGATGTCTGGTCTCTCTCCGACATATTTCATGAAGAAAGTCATGGCAGTAGCCACTGTGCTATACCCTGCAACAAGCAAACCCATGATCTTGTCGGCAATTTCAGCCTCCGGCATATATTTCCCAGATGGGTCGGTGACGACAATCATGTGCGACAGTATATCCTGCATGGGTGCTCCGGTTGCCATGGCTGCCTTCTTCTCCCCAATAATCGTCCTCAGCTCCCGGCGGATCCCCGCC
This genomic interval from Corylus avellana chromosome ca3, CavTom2PMs-1.0 contains the following:
- the LOC132176092 gene encoding beta-amyrin 28-monooxygenase-like; the protein is MAVFLLILALVPLVLLLSIFAFTPRSKGSRNLPPGSFGWPIMGETLEFLFGKPEKFVFERMNKYSPDIFKTKILGEETAVICGPSGHKFLFSNEQKLFTAFRPHSMQKIFRSYQKPSAAPVSLDNQAKILKSPGFLKPEALVRYLGKMDSITQQHLQTHWEGNDVVKAFPFAKTLTLTLACRFFLGTDDPERIARLVSKFDDITLGMHSIPVNFPGTIFYKANRAAAGIRRELRTIIGEKKAAMATGAPMQDILSHMIVVTDPSGKYMPEAEIADKIMGLLVAGYSTVATAMTFFMKYVGERPDIYEKILAEQLEVSASKKPGEVLDWEDTQKMKYSWKVLSEVMRLTPPLQGTFRVALTDFTYAGYTIPKGWKVYWTVSSTNKNHEFFPEPEKFDPSRYDDANAFPPFTFVPFGGGARMCPGKEYARLAILTFVHNVVKRFKWEVILPNEQIIGDMMPTPQKGLPIRLIRHH